Part of the Micropterus dolomieu isolate WLL.071019.BEF.003 ecotype Adirondacks linkage group LG17, ASM2129224v1, whole genome shotgun sequence genome is shown below.
GCTTTATTCTACTTAAAGTTTTCATCctttctgtcatttttacaGCATGAACATAAACTGTCTGAGGCAGGATGCAGCCACTGTTGATGCTACATTAAAACATGAACTTTAATGTTCAAACAACTTGcactattaatttattttacacattagAGAGAGCTTACATATTTTGTCTGTGACAAAAGTGTGTAGGAGCCAAAATAGCagttttctttatatttaaagAACAATAGTTATTATTTCTAGACTTACTGTATTTTTGGTTATAGTTCTGATTCACTGATTTTAATGGACAGCTTGTCCACTGACTGACTAATCAGCCACACCATAGTAGCTGTGGGTGTGGTATAATTAATAAAGGGAAGTTGGAAACAGGAGTGAGGGTCCTAGCTTTAGTTGAGACCACCGTTTCTCATCTTATTTCATATCATTTAAGAATCCATTAGTCCTGTTTATTTACCCTCATTTACACCACACACGTAGCCTACATTAGCCTAGACAccttgacactttgggcccaatttggacattttcacttaggggtgtactcacttttgttgccatgtgttattttgaggggacagcaaattttaaaagttatacaagctctactctcactactttacattgtggcaaagtgtcatttattcagtgttgtcacatgaaaatatataatctaaTATTTAATGTGAGTGGTGTACTCACTTtcgtgagatactgtatataacatAAAGTTGCTTCTGTTTACAGTGACATGTCTGGTCGTGCCTTTGTTTTTCTAACATCTCCTGAAATATGCATCTTTTTGTCATAGGACTAAAATGTCAGTGAATTTGTTATATATACATAATGACAACTGCTGATGCTATCAGAGGTGAAAGTCATGAATTAAAGTTAATGTTGTGTCTGAccaacaattaaaaaaacacaaagcccAAAGTCCATTTACAGTATGCGATCAAACTATTCTGAAAAGCCAGCAAAAACCATCTGTCACTCGATTAGATGAATAATTGActcattgtttcagcactaatacAGACTGATTCAAGGAGACCTTGTTCATTCATGAAAGAGCATCAACAAGACTCACTGCCAACAGCGGAACACAAAAGCAATGTTATTTGGTAGCTCccaggtgcgtgtgtgtgtgtcctttgtTCTGTCACAATATCCCCCTCGGGCCATTCCTGTTAAAGTGCGTCCAATCCTACTCAAATTAAATttgatggggggaaaaaaaggaggatGAGCAGCTGTGACGTGACTCTGTGCATAGTGTGGTAGTTTGCGTGGCAGTTCAACCAGTGCACTGTGCCATCTTTTTTCAGCAGCATGTGTAATTAGAAAGATGGAAGAATATCATATGTCACTGAGCCACTACCAGGTCAGTTGTTATTACACCTCAGTGTCTGCTTTTCTAAGCTGATTTTATCATCTCTCCTCTAGATTGTTTTaatcattatgtgtgtgtgtgtgtgtctgtctgtaggcGATAGACCCATTTGAGTCCAGTGATCCCAGTCGTTGGCCAGATGAAAACACCAGACAGCAGCTGATTAAAGATTGCAGAGAGAGCTCTGCAGGACCTTTTTTACTGGTAAATAAATCACCAGGGTTCATTAACACGAGTGTATTACACGAGTGTACAGTAGTACAGCATGCCTCAGGCTCTACAGGAGCTTTAGAGGGTTCAAAcatattcaattaaattattgAGTAATACAGACTGAGCAGCAGTAGCAGCCCCGAAGCAGCAACACTGGGTAGTTTACTCTATCTGCTGCTGTTCTATCAATCCCTGTTGAATTTTGAGGTTTCTAGTATTGTAAATGCAGCTTTTCGGGCTTCTTGAAGTGTCTGGGGGTTGGACACATTATCATGCACTGGGAAGTCACAGGTCCAATCACCCTACCAGCAACTTAGCTATCTGAGTCTGTGTCAtcaaccaacacacacactgcgtttTTTCTGGCATTTCAAAAAATCCGACCAGCTCTGGGCACATGGCTGCCACTCAGATACTTCTGTGTCAGATCACTCATTTAGCTACTAcacaagagggaaaaaaagacaatttcaaCATTCAATTCATTTCTGTGTGTACAGTAAGCACAGTGTGCTGACAAAATAGCAGACCTACCAATGTAGTACCATGTTTCCTATTAGCATAACATTTTTTCTTAAAAGCTCAACACCTTTCTGCCTCAACACAAATGAATAGTTGTAAGAATCACAGAATTTACTGCAGGGCTGTTTGAATTTTCTACACAGTATCACAAAGATGTTTCTGGTAGTTCTAATCAATCACAAAGTTTTTCCAAATAATCAAGTAAAGTAAAGGTCACACATCTCATTCTCATCCAGCTGCTGCACataatgcaaaaaaagaaacagatgttgctttatacatttgttaaaccataaacacaaatataaatgtgtacTAATCAGGACCAAGCAATGCATCCCATGCTGCCATTCCTTCTGTGTCCACATGGCGGTGCTGCAGGCCCTGGTAGGACATCAGTATGGCACAGCCTGTCTGCCTGCCCAGGTGGAGGTGTCAGAgtaccagctgctgctgcaggagagCCAGCAGGCGGGCGTCAGCACCCAGGAGCTGGAGAGAGTGTATCAGAGGGACGAGAACACCACCCCTCCCTCCTACTGCCTGAGACCTCCACACAGACGCACCTGCCATCCCCAGGTGATCACACTGAACCTCTGAAATACATGATGGATCTATGGACTTGTTTACTCACAGTATTTACagattaaattttaattaaGATTCTCTTGTTAAGCAAAGAGGAGTAGGTTTGTCCAAGTACAGCCGCTAATTAAATCTGAGTAGATGATTAGAGCTTGTATTGAGCAAAAAGTACTGATGGATTAGTGTTTGTGAATAAAGGGATAATAACATTTCCTACACAAATAAAGTTATCTCACTCttttttcattataaaacaatattaaGCATGTAGAAATAATGTTAATACTTCCACACCCaaaaactataataatataataatcccATGTGTCCTCACACGTTCAAAGTCTTTATATCAGATAAccatgtatttaaatgtatgtgaTTTTTTAGCTATAATCTGCCTCTTTTAGCTACCACAGCTATTAGACTGTGGTGCTGTTCTAAAAAGTATcaaactgtttttgttcagcAGGCAGAGGctaaggagaaagaggagatcAAGAGGAATGCTAAAGAAGAAGAGCTGAGGAAGGTGTTTCAGACCgctgtgagtctgtgtgtcCACAACGGTGTCATGACCCCACAGAGAGCCCATAGCTACTCCAGATCAGGTGAGatagatgtttgtgtgtgtgtgtttggggggggggggNNNNNNNNNNNNNNNNNNNNggggggggggggggggggggttgctcAGTGTTGAGGTAtagtttaatgtgtgtttgctgCTTCTCTCCAGCCCTCGACGCAGACCTGCGATTTGCTCTGGACAAATGTCCTGataatgacatcatcaggcGCTGCCTGGTTTATGTGCACAAAGTCATAAACGctaaaggagagagagagaagagaaagccGAACTCACAACTTCAGCCACAGCCAGAGGTAAGAGTCATCCATCACTTTCTCATGAGCACCGATTTAGTTGTTACTATAACCACAGACTGAATATCATAATACGCCACTTATCCTCATCCATGAGGCTCATATAATACAGACTCACTGATAAAAGTACACCTTTCATGCCGAGAGCAGGACAAGTTTgtggattaatattttttttagtataatagaaatagctaaatattaaatacattattcatttaattCCAATGCAGATTGTACCTACACAAAGTAAGTTAAAAGCTCTGTTATTTTCTACATCCTGTATTTTCAGGCTGCTACCTTTGACCTAAGAACAACACCCACTGATGGACAATTATTCTCAAAGCTTTGTGACAACTTCCTCCCTGGTCTCATCACTTCCTCCCAGCTTCTAGTCTACACCACCTCCACAGAATGTGACCATCGCCATGGTTACACGACAGCCAGGAGGCGGGGCTATGCCGAATCTCTGTGTCAGCAGGTGTACTCTGACCTTGTGGGGTTGATTGACAGCGTGAGCATCTCAGAAAGCTACAAGGACTCTCAGCTCGGGGATGCATTGGCCAGAGAGCAGGCCGAGCAGGAGCAGCTGTGTGACATCCTGTCCCAATTTTACGATGTCATTCGGccagaagaggaagaggtcaGGATGAAGGTGTTTTTCTGGATGgttttataaatacaaaaaagcagcattaaaatttcatttttaaCTTATTACTGTGTAGATATAGTCACTTCTGGCAGTATGAAAGATTAATAACTGAGGAAGATCAAAAAGAAAGTTTGTTGTGTGgcaggtcttttttttttaccaattcAAAGTCATGTCATGGATATTTTCTGATATATTTACCCCATACTGTGACACTCTGGTGAAACTTGATGCCAgtaatttcagctgcaacattgcATCACTACTAGTTTTACTTTTCCTTTGTTGTAGGTCAGAGCTTATGTGGAGAAGTGTGAACAACAGTGCCCACTAGTGGTGACAGGAGGACCATGCACAGGGAAAGCAGTTCTTCTGGCACACTGTGCTCAGCAAGTGAGTGGACtgaagtgaaatgtgaaacCCATTTCAACACGCCCTATTCTCCCTTTTCAGGACATCCAAACAAGTCGAACAGCTAGAAATAAGTATTCACAATTAAGTAAGACAGAcactcagaaaaaaaagaaaaggaaaacctGTTTGTGAATGAAATTGATCTTTTTCTGTGGTCATTTCTTTTCAGCAAAACATCTCATAATTCAGTAGTCCAGTAGTAAATGGTCCAAACAAACCCATAGGCAAAGCAGTGCCtacaacaattctttttttgtaAGACAGTGCTACAGGAGACACTTCTACATGGTCTTGATAACATGTTAACAAgtgttctgtctctctccacagATAAAGTCTTGGCTACCGGAATGTGATCCTGTGGTAATCACTTATTTTTGCAACCTATCAATCAACCCTTGCCCAAAGCACCTGTTGTCGAGCCTGTGTCATCAAATTGGCCGTAGATATGACGCCAAATCTTCCTCTGAGCAGAATCCCAGCGACGTGGACGATCCTAACCTCAGGGACAACAATTCCAACTGTAGCTCGACATCTAATCTGGATCCTCATCCTGTAGCCAGCATAGAGCATGTTTCTGCCTATAACCAGGACCTTAGTGCCATACCATGCCCAGATTCCAGAGGACCTAACTCTGGTATCATAATATCTAATATCCGTATGTCTGAGCTTAAAGAACATCTCtcatccctcctctccctcgcaCCATCTACCAAACAGCCTCTAGTTCTAATCCTCGACGGCCTGGATCACATGGAAAACAACTTTGGAGCTCAAATCATTGAGAGCCTCCCCTCCCCACTTCCTCCCAGCGTCAAACTCATCCTTGCAGTCTCCTCCAACCGAACACGAGTCCTGCAAGCCATCAAACCCCAAAGAAGTCCACCTCATTGTGGGTCAGAGGGCAGTGAGAAGGAGTcaggatatgtgtgtgtgtcgctgGGAATGGCGAGCAGAAAACAGTGTGCGAAGATGTTGGCGTCGCTGCTGAGCAGTTCGGGGAGGAGGGTGACATCGGGACAACAGGTGCTGGTGAACCAGGCGCTGACTTCTTGTTGTCTGACTCTCTACGCTCGACTCCTGCACCTACACACCTCGCTCTGGCACTCTGGTACGACCAATACAGTAAACAGACACATTCTTAAAGCAAAAGGCTGGTCATGTTCTATATATTTTGCATTCTTTATAAAGACCAACGGTGTATTAGACCAACCTCCCTACCCTGTATGTGGTACTCAGACCCTTGCCCAGTCTGAAagagtaaatatttaaaaatgggtCACAAATGTAGagtttcatttataaaaaggCTAAATCTTTTTCTAAAACAGAGGAAGACTAGTTTTAAGCAtgtgttactcaaacaggagtaagtAGTGCATTTGCTAGTGCAGAGTTTCCCTACGTGGGTACCATGGCACTCTTGGGTGCCTTGATGATGGGCCAGGGATGCTGCAAgctttgtttctattttttagTGCAGATTTTTAATAACGTTTTTAAATTAGCCAGCATTTTCATACTACattcttaaaatgtttttaatttaaaaactattaCAAGAATTAAGAAGGAGTTGAGTTAAATATCTAAATAACCATATTAAAAACCATGTTAAATATGCAGTTATGCTGCAGCACAAGactttttttcattgtaataCAACTCGATTTCTGCCACTGACATTTTCCAGCCATCAGATATAACAACTGTCagttttgttttggtctttttctgGGATTTGACAGTTCAACATACTAGCGATAGTCCGATACCTGCACTCAAAAGGCCAATATCATGAATGACAGCTGATCTAATCTAAAACTATTACTGGCTAgcactgtagagaataatgcagttgaatgacgtcacttctgacaaactgtatcccactctcccttaaacacctgaatcacgttctgaaatctacagcataacccaatgtatttATCAATTTCATTAATTCATAAAAATTCCATCCAAAACACCATGTTCCTGGCTAAGATACCCATGTGCATGACGTCAGCTTCCACTCTTCTAGGAAGGCTTTCTACAAGGTTTTTTTGCCCGTTCATCCagaagcgcatttgtgaggtcagacaGTGATGTGGGACACGAGTGCCTGGCTCACCATCTCTGTTATAGTTTATCCCTAAGATGTTGGATAGgattgaggtcagggctctaaGCGCTCCAGTGAAGTTCTTCCagaccaaactgggaaaaccatttctttatggagttGTACGAGGGCATTGTCATATTGAAAGAGGAAAAgaccaaacacaaactgtttgtTTAAAGAATTGTTGTCTAGAATTGTACGTTGTAGCGTCAAGATTTCCCTCATGAAAGATTACACAATGAAAAAACAGCCACTgccaaaagtattgggacaggGGGGCCAGGGGTACTTTTGTCTATATAGTGTATCTCGATTATCGGCTGCCCTGCATCGGCCATTAAAAAGGCCATATTGTTCAACCTCTACAAATCATATTacacaacatgtctctcctTCTGTGCCTGTTTCTTCTTTCATCATCAGATTCTGATGTGACCGAGTCGTGTCTCCCTGACGGCGTCCATGCCTCCATTTCGGCGCTGCTGGATCACCTGGAGCAGAAACATGGCTCTTCTATCGTGGCTCGAGCCGTCTCCTATCTCACCCTCTCCAGGACTGGGCTCACTGAGGCCGAGCTCGCTGATCTGCTGTCCAGTGATGACAAGGTGCTGTCTGAGTATGGTCAGCAGGATGAGAGGTCTTCCTTCAATATGAGGGTCCCGCAAGTCGACGTAGAGAGACTTCTATTGGATTTGAAGTGGTTTCTCATCAGGAGGACAGTTGCAGGGTCACGTGTTTTGTTCTGGGTGAGCAGGCATTTCAAGCTAGTAGTGGCTAAGAGGTATTTAGGCACTCTTGAGGTGAGGAAGGAGATTCATTCGGTGATGGCTGACTATTTCAGCGGCCGATGGGCTAAAGCACTTCTTGTAAACCAGACGTCTggaacaaacaaagacacaaccCACATGGAAATATACATAGACAGAAAGCCTTCCAGCCAGCCATTTGTCTTCACTTCTTCTTCCAAAGAGGTTGGCCGAGTGAATTTGAGGAAGGTCTTAGAATTGCCGCATCACTTGCATGAAAGTGACAAATGGGAGGAGCTGGAGCATGGGCTGTTAATGTCTTTAGGGTTTCACCAGGCTATGGTTCAAGCAGGACTCCTGGGAGATCTGATAGCCATGCTGGAGAGCGAGGAAGGGTCATGCCACTTCCAGTTTTCAAGGGAAAGAGCACTCCTAGCAAGCATATTGAAGTCTTGTGCTTGCTTACTGCAGAGCTCCCCCCAGCAGCTGCCAACAGTGATGGAGACGAGCCTCCTCCCTTATCTGGAGGTCTTTCCTGCACTCCAAGATTATGTCAAAGAGATAAGATGGGAGAGGGCAAAAAGAAAAGTTAGAGGATTAGGAGTAGCGCTTTGCCCTGCACCCTCCTCTGTTCCCTCCATTCAGAATTTAAAGTGTGACACCATGGCCAAGGACGTTTGTGTTACAGAAGCAGCTGGGACAGAAGGTGGGATTGTAGCAGAGGTCATGGATGACGGGACCGCTTGGTTCTGGAAAGGTTCCGGGTGTGATGTAGCCAAACTCTCGCTGAGCTGTGGGCAGAAGGAGCTGAAGTTTACAGGTGTGAAGAGTAGTGGTCAATTCATGCTGCTTTCCACACAATGCAACAAGCTCTTCTTGTGGGATGTGGCGGGCCCAGAAATGTTTGTACAGGTTAAGGACCCTTTGAAAACAGAGTCTGAACCAGAGTCAAGCCAACGAACCCCAAGCAAAATTGGGGGGTTTGTTGCTTGTCAGAAGAAGTTATTTATGTGGTGGAAAGATGAGAGTTTTGTGAGTGTGTTGGATGTCTCCAGTGAGATCTTGACTCATTTCACGTGTCAGAGCTGTGTGACCTGTTTGGTTTGCTCCTCTGACGGGTTATACATGTACTGTGGGCAGGAGAAAGGCACAGTGTCCCTGTTTgacaccaacaccaacaatctccTTGTCACCTGTTCAAACTCAAACCACAGCTCGGTTACATCAATGATCCTGTGTGAAGATAAGTGGGAAATGGCCTGTGTTGACAGGACGGGGAATGTCACCCTATGGGATGTGGCAGTCAAAACACAACCACCCAGACTAGTCAGAGAAAGTCTTACCGTGGGTAACTCTCATAGCATCCTCAATACAGATTACTCAGATGAAATCGAAACTTTATTGGTGTGTCAATCTCACCAGGTTACCCTGTGGGATACATGTGACTGGGAGCTCTGGGACCAGTTTTTGGCACCACAGGGGAGGGCCTTCACTCAAGCTGTGCTCTCCCAGGATGGGCACCTTTTCCTGGCTTTGTTAGACACATGTCCCCTGGGTTTGGTGTGGAGGGTCAGCACAGGGGAGTGTGTTCTCTCCTTGGAAACAAACACGCAGCCTCATACACTCCTCAAAATGGCCTCCGGTGTCGTTTGCGTCGCTCGTGACGGCTGCCTCACAGCGTGGGACTCGGAGACGATAGGTGCCGCAGGTACAGCTCCGAAAATGGGATGTGGAGTGAAAGAGGTGGTGGTTGAACAAACAGGGGAGTGGTTCTACACCACTGATGGGTCAGAGGAGGTGTGGAAATGGAGATTAACAACAGGACTTCCACATGCTAGCTTCCTACATGATGGTCCTGTGGAGAAACTGCGCCTTTCTCCAGATAACGTCCACCTTGTGACACTCTCAGCCGGGGACATCTACGTTTGGCAGACAGAAACAGGTCAGAACATCCTCCGTATGAGTGGCAGCACAGCGACAGACATCCTGATCACGCCTAATAGTAACTGTGGTGTGAGTATTTCTGAGAGTCGGTTGTCCCGGGTTTGGAAGCTGGCACACGGGAGCATTGTGTGCAGCATTCACCTGTACCTATCTGACGCCCAGGTGTCGCCTGAAAGCACCTTCCTTATTGGCCGTCGCCATGGAGACCTGCTAGCTGCCAGTCTGTGGTCGGGCTCGATCAGCAAACGTTTCTCCTGTGTGGCAAGCTCGGAGCACGTCGTTGCTTTCCACACACTTTCAGAGCACCCAGACTTTGTGGTGGTGATGGCCGCCTCGGGGGCAGTGTACACTTGGAAAGTAGCAGAGGAGACGGTGTGCAGACACTTTCAGCTGCCTCATACGTTTCACTGTCAGCCGCAAGACTTCCATATGTCCTCTGATGGGAGCTATGCCCTGCTGTCCACTGACAACGAAGCCATCAACCTCTTAGACCTGTCTCAGGTCAGGCTGTGCTCATTCAAGGCCGAGGGTCCTGTCTTTAAAGCTTGTTTGGATCAAAGTGGATGCTATGCTGCCTACGTATACCGCCCCAACACCCTGCAGAAAAGCTGTGTCTGTTGCCTGCACGCGAGGCCTGTCCTCACAGCCGTGCGACTCGCAGACGGGGAAAGAATAGGAAGCGTGTGTCTGTCTAAGAATCCGTTGACTCTGGTCGCGTGgaagcagcagtgtgtgtttgtgggcttTGAGGATGGGTCTGTAGGTGTCTACTCTATTTTAGATGTCATGATCAACTGGGAGCAGTCTGTCCGGCAGAGAGAAAATATTCAAGGTCCGTTGAAGCAATGCCCCTTTGACAGAGCACCATTCATCTGGTTACCTCTAGCAACACCCAATATCACATGGACATAAGATTATTAGACActtttgcattgtgtttttaaaatccaTAAATGTGATAGCACACAAAGTGAAGAATGTGTTGTATACgtttatgtatgcatgtgtctgTAAAGTGTTGAGATTGTTTCTAAGCAGACAACACCTAAAAATTGCAGCACCTTTTTTCCcaccatgatgatgatgatgagtttcatttctgagaaaacaaaaacaatcagtcACAAATCAGTTCATGCCACATCTAATGTATGTTCTGTTAACATACAGATCATCATGACAcatgtatttgaaataaaataatttggtacaatatatattgacatCTCTGTTTCTGTATTGAAACGCTATGACTCTTTGACATGCTTATATCACATTTTGTATTTGGAGGAATTAGCCTACTGTCCTCTTGCCAGTAATGTCAGTCACacctattattattaaaaatagacTAAGTTGTAATTACGACATTAAAAGGTGAGTAACATTTCGTTCGTAGAGCCTAAATAAACGAAAGTGACTTTTAAAGATAGGAGATCTAATCTTTTGCTCACATGTTACCTTCCCTATTTCGCGGCAAGCTCGTAAATTAGAGAATTTCTGTCGAACAACCTAATGGTTATGTACTGCTTGCTTCTGGTCTAAAGTAAATAAACTCTGCCTAGTAACAAACGTAATCTACATAACATACGACACACTATGCCACACTCGCAAAATTAGTTGTTCAAGTGCATATTTCCGATCGAAATTGTGATACCTACGACAGCACCTGAAGGCAGCATCACTCCAGATAAAGTTCCACGGAATCTGTAAACGCATCAGTCCTGTCCAGTTGGAGACATGGCGCAGCTGTACTGTTGGGGAGACAGCTCCAGTGGACAGTTCGGTCCAGAGACAGCCCTCAGTCCGGTGTCCTGGACTGTCCCCGGGGTTATAACCGACATCTCCTGCGGGGAACAGCACACTTTATTCCTCACCAAGGATGGAAGCGTTTTATCATGTGGACACAACTCACAGGGACAACTCGGACGAAGGAAATGTAAAGATGGAAGGACACCAGGTAGGTAATCATGGCAATATTTGTCAGAATAGTCGACATAACATGAAAATATCCATTTAATATTCTTAGTAGGATTATTAATgcccattaaaatatatttttataaaaattcgTTAGGCCTAGTTagatataatatttaaaacatacacAAGACATACTGTCTATGTAACGGTTTCTTTCTTGTCCTGGTGACTGTTTAAATCAACTGCGGCATTCTCTGATTTCCTTTGgtcctttttttgtctgtcaagACAATTTCTTCGAAGGAAGAACTTTATCATACTTACTTTAGCTGACAACCTAATGAGTTTATTGCATCCGTGGAATGCTATAAAGCATCACCGCAAACATCACGCAGGGTATTCACTGAGCTTCGTTTTAGTTTCGTTTCCTTCATGTCATCCCAGGCAACGAAAGTTAACTAAACTGCACTTCACTGCACCGCATGCGTTGAGTTCACGTGCAGGTGGGAAAGTTGGACATTCCCACAAGATTACTCAACAAAATATTGGCCTACACTATTAGCAACACATAATtaatcaaaaggaaaaacactcattatgcagaatggctcCTTTCAGTGTTGTATGATTATAGTTTTTAGAATAAATCATTGGATTATTACTTTCAATGTATTAAtgtgtaaaaaacattttgttgtagcAGGTTGAGGTGGATCTCTTTAACTACAATGTGGTGTTTAATCTACAACAGTTCACACATCACATTAAGCTGATCTTATGTAGAAAtctgaatgtaaaaaaataacaaaaaccaAAGTACTGCTGTGGTAGGTTTGCCTCTGTCTGTCAGATAGGCTTCAATCAACACATATATAGTTTTCATTCTTCATACAGTGGCTTGGAACACATTAATGACAGTTTAGGATAATTAGTATAGTATTGTATTGAAATTATTGTGTTTAGATATGTATTCTTGCAATTTAAACCCCAGGTGATGTCTACTGCATCTGTTTATGTTTGTGATTCTCTGTCATCCTGTATAAGGTCGTGTGGAGGGACTAGGTAATGTGGTGTCCATGGCTTGTGGTCAGGACCACTGTCTGGCTTTGTGTGCATCAGGACACGTGTTCTCCTGGGGCGCAGAAAATAATGGACAGCTAGGCATGTTACCGCATCTGCTGTGTAACCATCAGAGACCAAGGCAAGATCTCTGTCTGTGGAAAATGTACACATGCATACTTGTCACTGAAAGGCAGCCTTTTCTCATTTCTTAAAAACCTACTCTTGTCTCATCAACATGCAGTCGTGTGCCTATACCACAAATGCCAGTAGCAGTGATTCAAGTTGCTTGTGGAAACTCCCACTCCCTGGCACTAACTAAAGGTATGTCATTGAACACACTGATGACATCTTTCTGTGTTTATATTGATCACCGCCAGCTCTGGTTTCACAGCTTGCAGTATTTACTTATCTGTAACGTAGTACTGATTTGGGTTTGATTTCATATGTCACCATATCAATGAGACAAATCCATGTTTTTCCAATTCCCGGCAGACATGACGAAGAGCAAAGCGGATGTTCTTTAACATAGTAGGAGCTTCATGAAAACACAGCTATAACATTCCAGTGAAAAACAGATCTGACAAgaagtaaattaaaataaaaaaactcagAACAATCCATTTATATTCCACCACTTTGGCATTTGTAATAATGCTTGTGTTTAGGTGTTTATGTAGATGTGTAGACACACTCTTGTGAGTACTAACTCCAGAACAATAAATTGTACAAACTCAGCAACTGCACCACAAGCTCCCCTGTGGAGTGGATGGGTAGTATTGATGctcataaatataataataaaaagtataagGTTGAATGGGAAACATTTACTGATCATTTAAATTGATAAGATACATCTGAAGGGAAAACAGTAAGTTTTTCTGTGATCGTCTGAAAAGGTGTGCAAACTCTTTATTTACCATAATTTGAGTgggtttatatttatttttctcctctATTTACCACTTTCCAGGAGGCGATGTCTTCTCATGGGGTTTGAACAGTCATGGTCAGCTGGGCCTGGGGAAGGAGGTGTCACTGCAGCATACACCTGTCTTGGTGACAGCTCTGACCGGCGTAGCAGTGACCCAGATTGCGGCCGGGGCAACCCACACTCTGTTCCTCACACTTCCAGGCCTGGTGTACTGCTGTGGGGCCAATAAATCTGGCCAGCTGGGACTCAACAGGGTGGATGAGAGGGGTACGAATAAGTGA
Proteins encoded:
- the LOC123986097 gene encoding NACHT and WD repeat domain-containing protein 2 — encoded protein: MHPRGKEMDLSPLKSTCSSSCVKLYLCSNPEDSVVERRALRESVFPKLREHCRHTWGLDVRAIDPFESSDPSRWPDENTRQQLIKDCRESSAGPFLLALVGHQYGTACLPAQVEVSEYQLLLQESQQAGVSTQELERVYQRDENTTPPSYCLRPPHRRTCHPQQAEAKEKEEIKRNAKEEELRKVFQTAVSLCVHNGVMTPQRAHSYSRSALDADLRFALDKCPDNDIIRRCLVYVHKVINAKGEREKRKPNSQLQPQPEAATFDLRTTPTDGQLFSKLCDNFLPGLITSSQLLVYTTSTECDHRHGYTTARRRGYAESLCQQVYSDLVGLIDSVSISESYKDSQLGDALAREQAEQEQLCDILSQFYDVIRPEEEEVRAYVEKCEQQCPLVVTGGPCTGKAVLLAHCAQQIKSWLPECDPVVITYFCNLSINPCPKHLLSSLCHQIGRRYDAKSSSEQNPSDVDDPNLRDNNSNCSSTSNLDPHPVASIEHVSAYNQDLSAIPCPDSRGPNSGIIISNIRMSELKEHLSSLLSLAPSTKQPLVLILDGLDHMENNFGAQIIESLPSPLPPSVKLILAVSSNRTRVLQAIKPQRSPPHCGSEGSEKESGYVCVSLGMASRKQCAKMLASLLSSSGRRVTSGQQVLVNQALTSCCLTLYARLLHLHTSLWHSDSDVTESCLPDGVHASISALLDHLEQKHGSSIVARAVSYLTLSRTGLTEAELADLLSSDDKVLSEYGQQDERSSFNMRVPQVDVERLLLDLKWFLIRRTVAGSRVLFWVSRHFKLVVAKRYLGTLEVRKEIHSVMADYFSGRWAKALLVNQTSGTNKDTTHMEIYIDRKPSSQPFVFTSSSKEVGRVNLRKVLELPHHLHESDKWEELEHGLLMSLGFHQAMVQAGLLGDLIAMLESEEGSCHFQFSRERALLASILKSCACLLQSSPQQLPTVMETSLLPYLEVFPALQDYVKEIRWERAKRKVRGLGVALCPAPSSVPSIQNLKCDTMAKDVCVTEAAGTEGGIVAEVMDDGTAWFWKGSGCDVAKLSLSCGQKELKFTGVKSSGQFMLLSTQCNKLFLWDVAGPEMFVQVKDPLKTESEPESSQRTPSKIGGFVACQKKLFMWWKDESFVSVLDVSSEILTHFTCQSCVTCLVCSSDGLYMYCGQEKGTVSLFDTNTNNLLVTCSNSNHSSVTSMILCEDKWEMACVDRTGNVTLWDVAVKTQPPRLVRESLTVGNSHSILNTDYSDEIETLLVCQSHQVTLWDTCDWELWDQFLAPQGRAFTQAVLSQDGHLFLALLDTCPLGLVWRVSTGECVLSLETNTQPHTLLKMASGVVCVARDGCLTAWDSETIGAAGTAPKMGCGVKEVVVEQTGEWFYTTDGSEEVWKWRLTTGLPHASFLHDGPVEKLRLSPDNVHLVTLSAGDIYVWQTETGQNILRMSGSTATDILITPNSNCGVSISESRLSRVWKLAHGSIVCSIHLYLSDAQVSPESTFLIGRRHGDLLAASLWSGSISKRFSCVASSEHVVAFHTLSEHPDFVVVMAASGAVYTWKVAEETVCRHFQLPHTFHCQPQDFHMSSDGSYALLSTDNEAINLLDLSQVRLCSFKAEGPVFKACLDQSGCYAAYVYRPNTLQKSCVCCLHARPVLTAVRLADGERIGSVCLSKNPLTLVAWKQQCVFVGFEDGSVGVYSILDVMINWEQSVRQRENIQGPLKQCPFDRAPFIWLPLATPNITWT